TTCATTCACACGACACTAGTTGTGAAAGCCTCACTGACGGGCTGCCAGAATTCTCCGTGTCGGTTGCCGCCGTCTACGATCCGTCGAATTACGGTACTCACGATCAACTCCTGGGAGCATCAACTCTTCGGTGGGTTTTGGGATTCGAGTCCCGGAGCCACAGCGATCCCTCCAGCACGCATCTCCTCCGCGGGCTCAACCTGCACGCTCCGCGACTCGAGCTCGGGGGCTGTAGCGGGCTTCTCCGAATTACTCATGCGGGCTTCCTCATCGTAGATAAACTCATGCCGGTGTATGTCCGCAGGGCCTAATGGGAACTGTCGGGTCGTAGAGACTCGGTGCTGTAGCCGCCAGTGGGTGAGCACTCACGCCGCCGGAAGCATCCGACTTCTGAGGTCAGACCGTGCCCCTGCTGGTGGGCCGGAAGGCCAGACCGTTGATGGGGTGGCGTGCCCGCCGGGCAGTGGGGCGTGAGCACTGGATCCATTAGGCCGCGTGCCGCGCCTTCCGCGGGCTGCACGGAGCGAAGTACCGGACTGGGAGGGTGAGTTGCTGCTGATCGGCGATGACTGGGCCGAAGACCACCATGATGTCGAGGTCCAGGACGAGGCGGGCCGGAAACTGGCCGTGGCGAGGCTGTCCGAGGGCGTGGAGGGGATCGCGAAGCTGCACGAGCTCGTTGCGAGGCACGGCGGCGAGGACCTTGATCCGGCCGGGGTGGTGATCGGGATCGAGACCGACCGTGGTTCGTGGGTGCAGGCGCTGATCGCCTCCGGCTACCGGGTCTATGCCATCAACCCCCGGCAGGCCGCCCGGTTCAAGGAGCGGTACGGCTCCTCCGGTGCCAAGAGCGACAAGGGCGACGCGCACGCGCTGGCCGACATGGTCCGCATCGACCGGGACCAGCTGCGTCCGGTGGCCGGGGACAGCGAGCAGGCCCAGGCCGTCAAGGTCGTCGCCCGCGCCCACCAGACCTTGATCTGGGAACGCACCCGCACGTTCCAGCGGCTGCGCAGCACGCTGCGCGAGTACTTCCCCGCCGCCCTGCACGCCTACGCGGATCTCACGCTGACCAGCACGGACGCGCTAGAACTGCTGATCAAGGCCCCCACCCCGGCGGCCGGGGCAAAGCTGACCCGCACCCAGATCACCGCCGTCCTGGCCCGCGCCCGCCGGCACAACCGGGACGCGAAGGCAGCCACGATCATCACCGCGCTGCGCGAGAGGCAACTCGGCCTGCCCGAGCCGGTCACCGCCGCCTACGCGGCCACCGCCACCGCCCACGCGAAGCTGCTGATCGCGCTGAACGAGCAGATAACCGACCTGGAAGGGCAGGTGAAGGCCCATTTTCTGAAGCACCCGGACGCTGAGATCTACCTCTCGATGCCCGGCATCGCGGAGATCACCGGCGCCCGGGTGCTCGCCGAGTTCGGGGACGACCCCACCCGCTACGCGTCCGCGAAGGCCCGCAAGAACTACGCCGGCACCAGCCCGATCACCCGGGCTTCCGGCAAGAGCCACACCGTCCAGGCCCGCTACGTCCGCAACAACCGCCTCGCCGACGCGCTGCAGACCCAGGCGTTCTCCGCCCTGCGGGCATCACCCGGCGCCCGTCGCTACTACGACAAGCAACGCGCCCGCGAAGCCGGTTACAACCCGGCCCTGCGCCAACTCGGCAACCGCCTCGTCGGCATCCTCCACGGATGCCTCAAGACCCGAACCCTCTACGACGAAGCGACCGCCTGGTCACACCACGCCCACACCCCTGCCACTTGACCCCCAACGACATGGGGTGTCTGACCTGTCCCAATGCCCGCCGCTCCGGCGTCCACCTGCCCCGTCTGACCACCGCCCGCGCCCAGGCCCAGCGCCCGCTCGACGCCCCGGCGGGGCTGTCCCGCCTCCAGACCGCCGCGCTGACCACCCACATCGCCGAACTCGACCACGCCATCGCAGAACTCACCGCCACCGGAAGCCCCGACGCATGAAATGACCCCGCGGCACTGCGGCTGCGGCACGCCCTGGAACACGCCGGCATTCCCGTACGGCCGGGCGTCGACCAGGCCATCGTGCACGCCTTCGAGCGGATCATGTCCGGAAGTCCCGAGCGCACCAACGGCGTTTTCACCGTGACCGCCCTATGCATTGAGGATGGCATTTCTCGTGCCACCTACTACCGCTCGCCCCTGGCCAAGACCATCACCAGCCTTCTGCAGGCACCGGACACACCTCGCTCGCAGGAGACACCCTCACCGCCGAGATCACCCGTCTCAAGCGAGCCGATCGTGCTCTGCGCTCCGAGCATGCGGCCGAGCAGCGGGAGATGCGCGCCACCGTTGCCGCCTACGCCAACCGCATCCAGGCCCTCAGCCTGCGCAACGCCGAACTCGAAGCGGAAAATGCCGCCCTGCGCGAGCACCTCGGCCAGGCCGATGGTTCGCTCACGTCGCTCCGGTGACAAACCGGCGGTGCCGTGACTGGGCTCAATCCGAGCTGGTTGGTGGGGCGAAGAGGTAGCGATCCATCATGAGTGCTGCGTCGGCAAGGATCTCGGTGTCCCCCATGGGGTCGTCGCGGAAGGCGAGGCCGAGGAGGTTGCTTCCGACCTCGACAGCGAGCCGACCCCGGCGACGTGATTCGTCGGTGTCCGGCATCGCATACCCGCGGACGAGGGCCCGGTGAATCCGGTCAGCGATCTCCCGATCGGTCTGCTGGGTGTCGGCTCGCAATGACGCGATGCGCGGTCCGTGGTACCAGATCCGACGGTAGCCGGGCTCTTTGCGGAAGCGGTCGGCGTAGGCAGTGATCAGCTTGTCCAACAGGTCCTGCGAGCGTTCGGGCAGAGGCTCGCTCGTGACGCGCTCGGCGATCTGCACATCCAGCTGAAGCCAACTGCGCACCAGGGAGGCGACGATCGCCTCTTTGTCAGCGAAGTACCGGTACAGCACGCCGACCGACACTCCGGCCTCGGCCGCGATCAGCTTGGTGCCCAGATCGTCGTAGGAGGTCGTCTCCAGCAGAGAAGCTGTCGCCTCAAGGATGCGGGCGACCTTCTCTCGACTGCGTTGCTGCTGCGGCTCGTGCATCTCGGCCATCGAACTCCTTGACACCTCCCTAAAACCCGAACCAGAGTCTAGTTCATGTTTTTATCCAGAGGCATCACGCGCACGAAGCTCGGGCCGAATTTCCAGCGCGTCTGGGCCTCGGTGACCGTCTCCAGCCTCGGCGACGGGATGCGTTTCGTCGCTTTGCCGCTGCTTGCGGCTCAGCTCACCTCCGATCCTCGTCAGGTCACCTTCGTCTATGTGGCCGAACAGCTGCCCCTGCTGCTGTTCGGCCTCCTCTCGGGCGCCATAGCGGACCGCTTCGACCGCCGCCGCATCCTGTGGGTCGTCGACGCTGTCCGAGCCGTGATCGTCGGGGTGCTCGCCGTCGCGGTGGCAGTGCACGCGATGACGGTGCTTCTGCTGGCCGGCACCGGTTTCCTTCTTGGGCTTGGGCAGACCCTCTACAACGGAGCCTGGTCAGGCATCGTGCCGACGCTGGTTGCCTCCCCGGACCTGACGCGCGCCAACGCCCGTCTGCAGTCCGGTTCTCTCATCACCGACACCCTCCTCGGCACCCCGCTCGGCGCGTTGCTCTTCGGGGTCTGCGCCACGCTTCCCTTCGCCGTCGATGCGGTGTCGTTCGCGGCCGCTGCCGTACTGGCCCTGACGCTGAGCGGCGACTTCCGTCCACGGCCGCAAACCACACCAAACCCTTGGAGGACGTTGCTCGACGACACGACTCAGGGGGTGCGCTGGCTCTGGCAGCAGCCGTTGCTCCGTCGCCTCTGCCTGACGTCTGGGATCACGAACTTCGTAGGTGGGGGTCTCATCGCCATTCTGGTGCTCTACGCCCGGCAGACCCTGGGCCTGAACAGTCTCGGATTCGCCCTGTTGGTCGCCTCCTTCGCGGTCGGAGGCGTAGCGGGAGCGATGGCGACCCCTCGCCTGAGCGCCCGCTACGGAACCCCTCGAGTTTTGCGGCTGGCGGCTGCCGTCACGGCAGGCACCGCAGTGGCTGCCGGCGCGGCCTCCTCGGGCCTCATCGCCGGCGCGTGCATCGCTGCCTACGGAGCGGCGAACCTGGCATGGAACGTGACCGCAGTGTCCCTCCGCCAGGCACTCGTCCCTGCTCACTTACTGGGGCGCGTCGGCATGGCCTACCAGATGGTCATCGGCGCCGGAATCACGCTCGGCGCTGTTCTCGCGGGCCTTGAAGCCGACTCCTTCGGGCTTCGCGCCCCCTTCTATATCGGGGGCGCTCTGCTACTCGCCGCAAGCTTGATCAGCATGCGTCCCGCGAGCAACGACACTCCAACACCACGTGGCTCGACGGGATCAAGGGTTCATACAGTCCGACGACGCACTGGAGATACACAAGCGACTGAGCCGGAGTGTGACCGATGAGCCGCATCGGGAGGGGTGCGCACCCTTGTCGGCCCAGTGCAGCGCAACGGGCCATCCATGCGGATACCACCAGGGGCGAATGCGTACGTAGTACCAGCTCTCTGGGGAGCCTATCGCCCGGAGCGGGCCCCGCGTCCGACATGAGACATCAACGGGCTGAGACAGGCCGACAGGTCACATAACCCCATCCAGCGCGGTCGCGTGCGGTAGCTGCACGGCCCCGGCCACGACTTCCGGAAATGAGGCCGCCATTTCGGTGCCGCGTCTGGAGCGCAGCACCCCTTGGCCCGCGTCGACGGAGACGAGAGCCCGAAATCCGTCCCACTTCGGCTCCGCAGCACAGCCAGGCCGCAGATCAGGCACGGACACGGGGGTGGTCAGCATCGGTTCCGGCAGCGTCCACGTCACCTCCCATCCCTTATCCCATCCGGACGTGGCCGAGGCAGCCGAGCAGCTGGTGTATCACCGGCGCCCGCCCGCCAGCGGGTTTCACACGCGATGGCCGCAGGCACCGGCAGTCCGCGTCGCGATCGACGCCTTCCGTCGTCGTCCGGCGGGTTAGCGCATGGCTTGGATGCGGTGCATGTTCGGTCGGGGATGGTCGTGTGCGGGGGTGGGTGCGGCGCCGTGGCGGCGTTGGCGGGTGCTGTATTCGGTGATGGCCTGCCACAGGTCGCGTCGGTCGACGTCGGGCCAGTAGGTGTCGGTGAAGTGGATTTCGGCGTAGGCGGCCTGCCAGAGGAGGAAGTTGGAGATGCGGCGTTCGCCGCCGGTGCGCCAGAGCAGGTCGACGTCGGGGGTGTCGGGCCAGAGCAGGTGGCGTGCGAGGTCGGCCTCGGTCATGTGGTCGGGGTTGAGGGCGCCGGTGGTGGCGGCGCGGGCGAGGTGGGCGGCGGCCTGGGTGAGTTCGGCACGGCCGCCGTAGTTGACGCAGAGGGTGAGGGTGAGGCCGGTGCGGTGGCGGGTGGCCTGCTCGGCCTGGAGGAGGTCCTCGACCAGGTCCTCGGGCAGGCCGTCGGTACGGCCGGCCCACCGGATCCGCATGCCCAGGGAGTCACTGGTGACGAAGTCGTCGCGTAGCTGCTCGCTGAGGTTCTCGAAGAGGCAGGTGATCTCCTGGGTGTCGCGTTTCCAGTTCTCGGTGGAGAACGCGTACAGGCTCAGGTGGGACAGGCCGATCTCCGCGGCCCCGTAGATGACCTCCCTCGTGGCGGCATCCGCACCGATGCGGTGGCCTTCG
The nucleotide sequence above comes from Streptomyces sp. NL15-2K. Encoded proteins:
- a CDS encoding TetR/AcrR family transcriptional regulator; the protein is MAEMHEPQQQRSREKVARILEATASLLETTSYDDLGTKLIAAEAGVSVGVLYRYFADKEAIVASLVRSWLQLDVQIAERVTSEPLPERSQDLLDKLITAYADRFRKEPGYRRIWYHGPRIASLRADTQQTDREIADRIHRALVRGYAMPDTDESRRRGRLAVEVGSNLLGLAFRDDPMGDTEILADAALMMDRYLFAPPTSSD
- a CDS encoding IS110 family transposase, whose product is MLLIGDDWAEDHHDVEVQDEAGRKLAVARLSEGVEGIAKLHELVARHGGEDLDPAGVVIGIETDRGSWVQALIASGYRVYAINPRQAARFKERYGSSGAKSDKGDAHALADMVRIDRDQLRPVAGDSEQAQAVKVVARAHQTLIWERTRTFQRLRSTLREYFPAALHAYADLTLTSTDALELLIKAPTPAAGAKLTRTQITAVLARARRHNRDAKAATIITALRERQLGLPEPVTAAYAATATAHAKLLIALNEQITDLEGQVKAHFLKHPDAEIYLSMPGIAEITGARVLAEFGDDPTRYASAKARKNYAGTSPITRASGKSHTVQARYVRNNRLADALQTQAFSALRASPGARRYYDKQRAREAGYNPALRQLGNRLVGILHGCLKTRTLYDEATAWSHHAHTPAT
- a CDS encoding MFS transporter, producing MFLSRGITRTKLGPNFQRVWASVTVSSLGDGMRFVALPLLAAQLTSDPRQVTFVYVAEQLPLLLFGLLSGAIADRFDRRRILWVVDAVRAVIVGVLAVAVAVHAMTVLLLAGTGFLLGLGQTLYNGAWSGIVPTLVASPDLTRANARLQSGSLITDTLLGTPLGALLFGVCATLPFAVDAVSFAAAAVLALTLSGDFRPRPQTTPNPWRTLLDDTTQGVRWLWQQPLLRRLCLTSGITNFVGGGLIAILVLYARQTLGLNSLGFALLVASFAVGGVAGAMATPRLSARYGTPRVLRLAAAVTAGTAVAAGAASSGLIAGACIAAYGAANLAWNVTAVSLRQALVPAHLLGRVGMAYQMVIGAGITLGAVLAGLEADSFGLRAPFYIGGALLLAASLISMRPASNDTPTPRGSTGSRVHTVRRRTGDTQATEPECDR